From the uncultured Trichococcus sp. genome, one window contains:
- the allC gene encoding allantoate deiminase encodes MDWIKTIQENIDLLSGIGSDPTGGMTRLLYSDSWLEAQNAVKAKMGEIGMETHFDEVGNLFGRLEGSKYPDETIMSGSHIDTVVNGGNLDGQFGVISAYLAVAYLKETYGQPLRSLEVISMAEEEGSRFPTVFWGSKNFVNTAKKEDVLEISDFEGIKFVDAMHQAGFDFKKDGQQKRDDIKAFVELHIEQGNVLEKEGLQIGVVNSIAGQRRYTVVLKGQANHAGTTPMGYRRDAVYAFSRICSESIEKAKSVGDPLVLTFGKVEPKPNTVNVVPGEVLFTIDCRHTDGKVLIDFTQKLEQRINEIADEMDIEATIDLWMDEAPVPMDATIVSILEEAAKKANMKYRVMHSGAGHDAQIIAPHYPTAMIFVPSIDGISHNPAEATKMEDLVEGVKMTASALYELAYK; translated from the coding sequence ATGGACTGGATTAAGACAATTCAAGAGAATATTGATTTATTATCAGGTATCGGCAGCGACCCAACAGGCGGAATGACGCGCTTGCTTTACTCGGATTCTTGGTTGGAAGCTCAAAATGCCGTCAAAGCCAAAATGGGAGAAATCGGAATGGAGACACATTTCGATGAAGTAGGCAATCTATTCGGTAGACTTGAAGGTTCAAAATATCCGGATGAAACCATCATGTCGGGGTCACATATCGACACTGTCGTCAACGGTGGGAATCTGGATGGCCAATTCGGGGTAATATCTGCCTATCTCGCTGTAGCTTATTTAAAAGAGACTTACGGGCAACCTTTGCGCTCACTGGAAGTCATCTCGATGGCTGAAGAAGAGGGCAGCCGGTTCCCGACTGTGTTTTGGGGAAGCAAAAACTTTGTGAATACGGCGAAGAAAGAGGATGTCCTCGAAATCAGCGACTTTGAGGGTATCAAATTTGTGGATGCGATGCATCAAGCCGGATTCGACTTCAAAAAGGATGGGCAACAAAAAAGAGACGATATCAAAGCTTTCGTCGAGCTTCACATCGAGCAAGGGAATGTCCTTGAAAAAGAAGGACTCCAAATCGGCGTAGTCAACAGCATCGCTGGCCAGCGCCGGTATACTGTTGTTCTGAAAGGGCAAGCGAACCACGCTGGAACGACGCCGATGGGTTACCGCCGTGATGCAGTTTATGCTTTCAGCAGGATTTGCTCCGAGTCGATCGAAAAAGCAAAATCTGTTGGCGATCCATTGGTATTGACTTTCGGAAAAGTGGAACCGAAACCGAATACGGTGAATGTGGTGCCGGGGGAAGTTCTGTTCACAATCGATTGCCGCCATACGGACGGCAAGGTGCTGATCGATTTCACCCAAAAACTGGAACAACGCATCAACGAAATTGCTGACGAAATGGATATCGAAGCAACCATCGATCTTTGGATGGATGAAGCACCGGTTCCGATGGATGCAACCATCGTCTCAATTCTCGAAGAGGCCGCTAAAAAAGCAAACATGAAATACCGTGTGATGCACAGTGGAGCCGGACACGATGCCCAAATAATCGCACCGCATTATCCGACTGCCATGATTTTTGTTCCAAGCATCGATGGCATCAGCCATAATCCGGCTGAAGCGACGAAAATGGAAGATTTGGTCGAAGGCGTCAAAATGACGGCAAGTGCACTTTATGAATTAGCATATAAATAG